A single Metarhizium brunneum chromosome 5, complete sequence DNA region contains:
- the LEU3_1 gene encoding Regulatory protein LEU3 codes for MSGPKRKRSGPVKHESSPGSALEDDHGDHGDHDKKRQPGVKRACNECRQQKLRCDVVQEPFQSCSRCNRLKLECKIESNFKRVGKRSKHAEMEKEIERLRRNIDRAKAQGFVLEAGDDDDMNSPVAPSATPYTHTRNTSLMGSDEAVSSLLHLKRGGAYAAPHYSYELEGVRLTDDNVTHLFNEFFAYYHPFLPFLSPQQPPEQYNQQHPLLFWSIIAVAARRFSPRDCPNLLTNLSSPMTRFLWTTIGEVPSNYHVVKAMCLLCTWPLPTSTTTSDPTHILCGVMMKTATGIGLHRPNHIRDFSRVSVELNKEQLADRVATWAVCNIVAQNIGTGYGQPASTLYDWTLALRPGDDPALHLSTDLEARLQIERFCDKVSKEMYSNASDPRGVAGDEHRAMLMRVYRRDFGELQASVMSQQLGPIVNLHLRAAALHMRLAGFFDSSKTPGYMDDLMGLWRAASSFLDELLEVDKVTSPRERGRGTILLYATNYLQQMLVAAGFTLLKLMRSFFCKTIDFDRGRSLFHHSVKAIRATSVVHNDLQWRLAELMVQMWNGARLDNRNNAYNPDDDTAVQMDDSLQLKVRCRHSMSLVFDSVWRWREEYQSQGRGSLENTKHPTHPDSANESSASSSQLDSTLMPSHPLPPSSLLTANGALTPGATGLSAAATAPSTMIAGMPYDSNYDFFDPQHWMLDGLVDFNYGGFVPPLEGA; via the exons ATGAGCGGTCCCAAGAGAAAGCGAAGCGGGCCTGTCAAACACGAGAGCAGTCCCGGCAGCGCTTTGGAAGACGATCACGGTGACCATGGCGACCATGATAAGAAACGCCAGCCCGGCGTAAAGAGAGCCTGCAACGAATGCAGGCAACAAAAG CTGCGGTGCGACGTTGTGCAGGAACCATTTCAGAGTTGCTCTCGGTGCAACCGTCTAAAGCTCGAATGCAAGATCGAGTCCAACTTCAAACGAGTTGGCAAGCGCTCCAAGCACGCCGAGATGGAAAAAGAGATTGAGCGACTGCGGCGCAACATTGATCGAGCAAAAGCCCAAGGCTTTGTGTTGGAAGccggcgatgacgacgacatgaATTCCCCTGTGGCCCCGAGCGCTACGCCGTATACACACACCCGCAACACGTCCCTGATGGGTTCGGACGAGGCCGTTTCttcccttcttcatctcaaGAGAGGCGGCGCATACGCCGCACCACATTACTCGTACGAGCTAGAGGGCGTTCGACTGACCGATGACAATGTCACCCATCTTTTCAACGAGTTCTTCGCCTACTACCACCCGTTTTTGCCCTTTCTCAGCCCGCAACAGCCTCCGGAGCAATATAACCAACAACACCCGCTGCTATTCTGGTCCATTATCGCAGTTGCGGCCCGTCGCTTTAGCCCGAGGGACTGTCCGAATCTTCTCACCAATTTGTCGAGCCCAATGACCCGGTTCTTGTGGACAACAATCGGCGAGGTGCCCAGCAACTACCATGTGGTCAAGGCCATGTGTTTGCTCTGTACGTGGCCGCTGCCCACCAGCACTACCACGTCAGACCCCACGCATATCCTCTGCGGTgtcatgatgaagacggcaacTGGCATTGGATTGCACCGTCCGAATCACATTAGGGATTTTTCGAGGGTGTCAGTCGAACTCAACAAGGAGCAACTGGCCGATCGCGTCGCTACCTGGGCGGTATGCAACATCGTGGCGCAGAATATTGGAACGGGATACGGACAGCCAGCATCGACCTTGTATGACTGGACGCTCGCCCTCCGTCCTGGTGACGACCCAGCTCTTCATCTGTCAACGGATCTCGAAGCCCGGCTTCAAATCGAGCGATTCTGCGACAAGGTCTCCAAGGAGATGTATAGCAATGCCAGTGACCCCAGAGGTGTTGCCGGCGATGAACACCGTGCCATGCTTATGCGAGTCTATCGTCGAGACTTTGGCGAGCTCCAAGCTTCAGTCATGTCTCAGCAGCTTGGGCCGATTGTCAATCTGCATCTTCGAGCCGCGGCACTTCACATGAGACTGGCCGGCTTCTTCGATTCCAGCAAGACTCCGGGTTATATGGATGATCTCATGGGTCTTTGGAGAGCGGCATCTAGCTTTCTCGACGAGCTTCTCGAAGTGGACAAGGTCACTTCGCCGCGAGAAAGGGGGCGCGGCACGATTTTGCTGTATGCGACCAATTATTTGCAACAGATGCTTGTTGCGGCTGGCTTCACTTTGCTCAAGCTGATGAGATCGTTCTTCTGCAAGACAATCGATTTTGATCGCGGTCGGAGCCTGTTCCACCACTCTGTCAAAGCTATCCGGGCGACCAGCGTGGTTCACAATGATCTGCAGTGGCGCTTGGCTGAACTGATGGTGCAGATGTGGAACGGGGCTCGTCTGGATAACCGGAACAATGCTTACAATCCAGACGATGACACGGCCGTGCAAATGGATGATAGCCTGCAGCTCAAGGTCCGCTGTCGTCACAGCATGAGCCTAGTGTTTGATTCAGTCTGGCGGTGGAGAGAAGAGTACCAATCTCAAGGGCGAGGAAGCCTGGAGA ACACGAAGCATCCTACTCATCCGGACTCGGCGAACGAATCGTCGGCCTCATCCTCGCAGCTTGACAGCACCCTCATGCCGTCCCATCCTCTCCCTCCATCAAGCCTGTTGACTGCAAACGGGGCCTTGACACCCGGTGCTACCGGCCTGTCAGCAGCGGCAACTGCCCCGAGTACAATGATTGCTGGCATGCCTTACGATTCGAATTACGACTTTTTCGATCCACAGCATTGGATGCTGGACGGCTTGGTTGATTTTAATTACGGCGGCTTTGTGCCTCCGCTTGAAGGAGCGTAG